In Candidatus Hinthialibacter antarcticus, a genomic segment contains:
- a CDS encoding Gfo/Idh/MocA family oxidoreductase, whose translation MSTNKETSKPTRRRFAKTAGFTVAAMTSAPFTGKVLGANDTINIGCIGVRGQGKHNARELIQVPNVRVTDACDVDARELEKFNNEFEERQSMRPKPHKDFRYLLDNKDLDAINIGTPDHWHAIPFISACELGLDVFCEKPISHNIVEGRAMVNAAKKYGRVVQIGSWQRSVQHFVDAIDFVRSGALGDITMCRAWLLGNSDGMGFHYPSQAPEGVDYDMWLGPAPFSLFQSNRFHWDWRWWFDFAGGQTADWGVHMMDIVCLAMGEWDPLEVSSFGDNFFIKDGRDTPDTQVAIFKFPSFVLHWEVRWGNGRGVDGFSAGHGAEWIGRNGQFGVNRGKWEVFPEGDRLGDKKPETINEIKESHQANFIDCMKTRNKPRSDIESMHKTTALCHLANISFRTGMKLEWDADREVITNEPSAMDCPQFQREYRAPWKLPMHKI comes from the coding sequence ATGAGCACGAATAAGGAAACATCCAAACCCACCCGGCGCCGTTTCGCCAAAACCGCTGGATTCACTGTCGCCGCCATGACCTCGGCTCCGTTCACCGGTAAGGTGCTGGGCGCGAATGATACCATCAACATCGGCTGCATCGGCGTACGCGGTCAGGGAAAACACAACGCCCGCGAACTGATCCAAGTCCCCAACGTGCGCGTCACTGACGCCTGCGACGTCGACGCCCGCGAGCTCGAAAAATTTAACAACGAGTTTGAAGAACGCCAGTCGATGCGCCCCAAACCGCATAAAGATTTCCGCTATCTGCTCGATAACAAAGACCTCGACGCGATCAACATCGGCACTCCCGACCACTGGCACGCGATCCCCTTTATCTCCGCTTGCGAGCTGGGGCTGGACGTCTTCTGTGAAAAGCCCATCTCGCACAACATCGTCGAAGGCCGCGCCATGGTCAACGCCGCGAAGAAATACGGGCGCGTGGTACAGATCGGCTCGTGGCAGCGCAGCGTCCAGCATTTCGTCGACGCTATCGACTTTGTCCGTTCCGGCGCGTTGGGCGACATCACCATGTGCCGCGCCTGGCTGCTCGGCAACAGCGACGGCATGGGTTTCCATTACCCAAGCCAGGCGCCCGAAGGCGTCGATTACGATATGTGGCTCGGACCCGCCCCCTTCTCGCTGTTCCAATCGAACCGCTTCCACTGGGACTGGCGCTGGTGGTTTGATTTCGCCGGCGGACAGACGGCTGACTGGGGCGTCCACATGATGGACATCGTCTGCCTCGCGATGGGCGAATGGGACCCGCTCGAAGTGTCATCATTCGGCGATAACTTCTTCATCAAAGACGGACGCGACACCCCCGATACGCAAGTCGCGATCTTTAAGTTCCCCAGTTTTGTTTTACATTGGGAAGTGCGCTGGGGCAACGGACGCGGCGTCGACGGCTTCTCCGCCGGACACGGCGCGGAATGGATCGGGCGCAACGGACAGTTCGGCGTCAATCGCGGCAAGTGGGAAGTCTTCCCCGAAGGCGACCGCCTGGGCGACAAGAAACCGGAAACTATCAACGAAATCAAAGAGAGCCATCAGGCCAACTTTATTGATTGCATGAAGACGCGCAATAAGCCGCGCTCTGACATCGAGTCGATGCACAAAACTACGGCGCTTTGTCACCTCGCCAACATTTCGTTCCGCACCGGCATGAAACTCGAGTGGGACGCAGACCGCGAGGTCATCACCAACGAACCGTCGGCGATGGATTGCCCGCAGTTCCAACGCGAATACCGCGCGCCGTGGAAACTGCCCATGCACAAAATTTAA
- a CDS encoding HAMP domain-containing sensor histidine kinase, which produces MENAIKRVEMSQSTDASNGQHFEIHAQTLAQMEKLAAIGQLSSSVAHEMRNLLGVIRNAAFNIDRALPDCDPSLQRNLDMINRSVGRARQFIDNLLNLSRMPAGAEEVIDIGAAVGELLVLFYKEMEWRNIELVRHYETLCIFHIDRNRLQECILNLVINAIQSMDHDGILTVRVEPWRKGVRIQIEDTGCGIAPEMLSDIFNRFFTTKANGEGTGLGLTISKTLAHEMGGEIHVESTIGEGSVFTILLPLLSAASHAGPEPIKAPSLVKVK; this is translated from the coding sequence ATGGAAAACGCGATTAAGCGCGTAGAAATGTCTCAATCTACGGATGCTTCAAACGGGCAGCACTTTGAAATTCATGCGCAAACGTTGGCGCAAATGGAAAAACTCGCGGCGATTGGTCAACTGTCGTCAAGCGTAGCGCATGAAATGCGCAACTTGCTTGGCGTGATCCGCAACGCTGCGTTTAACATAGACCGGGCCTTGCCTGATTGCGACCCCTCCTTACAGCGAAACCTCGATATGATTAATCGAAGCGTAGGGCGGGCGAGACAGTTTATTGATAACCTTCTTAACTTGTCGAGAATGCCAGCGGGCGCTGAAGAAGTGATCGACATCGGCGCCGCTGTGGGTGAATTGTTGGTGTTGTTTTATAAAGAAATGGAATGGCGCAACATTGAACTGGTTCGTCATTACGAAACGCTTTGCATCTTTCATATCGACCGCAACCGCTTGCAAGAATGCATCCTCAATTTAGTCATCAACGCGATCCAAAGTATGGACCACGACGGCATTCTGACCGTCCGGGTTGAGCCTTGGCGTAAAGGCGTACGCATTCAGATCGAAGATACAGGCTGCGGCATCGCTCCCGAGATGTTGTCGGATATTTTTAACCGCTTCTTTACCACCAAGGCCAACGGCGAAGGCACCGGACTGGGGCTGACCATTTCAAAAACGCTTGCCCATGAAATGGGTGGCGAGATTCATGTCGAAAGTACGATTGGCGAAGGCAGCGTGTTTACCATTTTGCTGCCGCTGCTTTCCGCCGCCAGTCATGCGGGGCCTGAACCCATCAAGGCGCCGTCTTTGGTTAAAGTGAAATAA
- a CDS encoding HAD family hydrolase, with product MVSSSILLDSQPARPWVFMDAGDTFIYGYPTFYEAVRDRWGAVGSEISLDTVRHETNHFFANNPKAELTSQERFEVYFKTLYRHVLTELGFPGVIEDHVEGLWQEWESGHRLRLFDDARSALDMLKRARFKLGVISNWDLSMEPVIERLGVRDRFNVLVCSCRVGVAKPNPGVFEHALDQAGAAPTQAWYIGDQVEYDIAPAKALGMKTALVDYYGKIKEQDRNEADIYAPSLSLAVSEIMREELGR from the coding sequence ATGGTGAGTTCGTCAATTTTACTGGATAGTCAGCCGGCGAGGCCGTGGGTGTTTATGGACGCGGGCGATACTTTCATCTATGGATACCCGACCTTCTACGAAGCGGTGCGCGACCGCTGGGGCGCGGTCGGTTCCGAAATCAGCCTCGATACCGTCAGACACGAAACCAACCATTTTTTCGCGAACAACCCCAAAGCCGAACTCACCTCGCAAGAACGCTTCGAGGTCTATTTCAAAACGCTCTACCGCCATGTGTTGACCGAACTCGGCTTCCCCGGCGTGATCGAAGACCACGTCGAAGGCCTGTGGCAGGAATGGGAAAGCGGACACCGCCTGCGCCTGTTCGACGACGCCCGCTCGGCGCTGGATATGCTCAAGCGGGCGCGCTTCAAACTGGGCGTCATTAGTAATTGGGACCTCTCGATGGAGCCGGTCATCGAACGCCTGGGCGTACGCGACCGCTTTAATGTTTTGGTGTGTTCCTGCAGAGTCGGCGTGGCCAAGCCTAACCCGGGCGTGTTTGAACATGCGCTCGATCAAGCAGGCGCGGCGCCGACCCAGGCGTGGTACATTGGCGATCAGGTTGAATATGACATCGCGCCCGCGAAGGCGCTGGGCATGAAAACCGCACTGGTCGATTATTACGGTAAGATCAAAGAGCAAGACCGCAATGAGGCGGATATCTATGCGCCGAGTTTGAGCCTCGCGGTTTCTGAAATCATGCGTGAAGAATTGGGGCGTTAA
- a CDS encoding pyridoxamine 5'-phosphate oxidase family protein, with translation MFNEKFLEVIEKEGVVSIVSCANNEAHVSNSWNSYLVIPKDGTLFIPAWKMRKTEKNIQKNNKVLLTVGSKEVVGTMGPGAGFLVEGTARFISSGPDFDLMKEKFSFVTRVLEITVNSITQTI, from the coding sequence ATGTTCAACGAAAAATTTTTGGAAGTCATAGAAAAAGAAGGCGTCGTTTCTATTGTCTCATGCGCGAATAATGAAGCGCATGTCTCAAACTCCTGGAACAGTTACCTTGTAATACCAAAAGATGGCACCCTCTTTATCCCTGCCTGGAAAATGAGAAAGACCGAGAAAAACATACAAAAGAATAACAAGGTATTACTCACCGTTGGGAGCAAAGAGGTCGTAGGGACTATGGGCCCGGGCGCGGGTTTTTTGGTCGAAGGTACTGCAAGATTCATATCTTCCGGCCCAGACTTTGATCTGATGAAAGAGAAGTTTTCTTTTGTTACCCGTGTTCTAGAAATTACCGTTAATTCGATTACACAAACGATATGA
- a CDS encoding sigma-54 dependent transcriptional regulator gives MNTATLNSSLRVLVVDDEPDMVTTLTQLLQQDGCSVDTACSAQEALTFLDTQGYDLVLSDLSMPGMDGVELLREVKTRNAAAEVVIITGYGTIHSAVEAMRVGAFNYLIKPVEPEEILAAAERVRRRLFVEPSEGVSASDGFRFHKLIGRSPRMRKIFSLIPKVARMHGSVLIQGESGAGKELVAQAIHVCSPRSKKRFVPIDCGALTETLLESELFGHKQGSFTGSTSDRVGMIESAHGGTLLLDEIGNSTAHLQSRLLRVIEEKMVRRIGENSSISVDVRILAASNIDLCDMVEKGNFREDLYYRLCGFVIDIPPLRERKEDIPLLVQHFIETNAELYDKIPTAFSAEAMDALMQYQWPGNVRELRVVVDRAVALAEGPIIDKKDLIFSRSFRTSAPPASGMNDFAPVIETPFYDAVETYERRYLEELLERTNGNISQASQLSGASRKTIREKGRKFGLL, from the coding sequence ATGAACACGGCTACGTTAAATTCTTCTCTTCGCGTCTTGGTTGTCGATGACGAGCCAGACATGGTGACAACGCTCACCCAATTGCTGCAACAAGATGGGTGCAGCGTTGATACGGCTTGCAGTGCGCAGGAAGCATTGACCTTTCTCGACACGCAAGGCTATGACTTGGTATTGAGTGATTTGTCTATGCCGGGCATGGATGGCGTTGAACTCCTGCGTGAAGTCAAAACCCGCAACGCCGCCGCCGAGGTGGTGATTATTACCGGGTATGGAACCATCCACAGCGCCGTCGAAGCCATGCGGGTGGGCGCGTTTAATTATTTAATCAAACCAGTCGAACCGGAAGAAATTTTGGCCGCCGCTGAACGCGTACGTCGCCGTCTTTTCGTTGAACCCAGCGAAGGCGTGAGCGCAAGCGATGGGTTCCGTTTTCATAAATTGATTGGTCGTTCGCCGCGCATGCGCAAAATTTTTTCGCTGATTCCAAAAGTCGCGCGGATGCACGGGTCGGTGTTGATTCAGGGCGAAAGCGGCGCGGGTAAAGAACTGGTCGCGCAGGCGATTCATGTTTGCAGTCCGCGTTCTAAAAAACGGTTTGTGCCCATCGACTGCGGTGCGCTGACGGAGACGCTGCTCGAAAGCGAATTGTTTGGACACAAGCAAGGTTCGTTTACCGGTTCGACGTCTGATCGCGTGGGCATGATCGAGTCGGCGCACGGCGGTACATTGCTGTTGGATGAAATCGGCAACTCGACCGCGCATTTGCAGTCGCGTTTATTACGCGTCATCGAAGAAAAAATGGTGCGTCGTATTGGCGAGAACAGTTCGATCTCCGTCGATGTTCGCATTTTGGCCGCATCGAACATTGACCTGTGTGATATGGTCGAGAAGGGAAACTTTCGCGAAGATTTATATTACCGCCTCTGCGGATTTGTGATCGACATCCCGCCGTTGCGCGAACGCAAAGAAGACATCCCGTTGTTGGTGCAGCACTTTATCGAAACCAACGCTGAACTGTATGACAAAATTCCGACGGCGTTCAGTGCGGAAGCGATGGACGCGTTAATGCAATATCAATGGCCCGGCAATGTACGCGAACTGCGCGTGGTGGTTGATCGCGCGGTCGCGTTGGCGGAGGGGCCGATTATAGATAAGAAGGATTTGATTTTTAGTCGTTCGTTTCGTACCAGCGCCCCTCCGGCGAGCGGCATGAATGACTTCGCGCCTGTAATTGAAACGCCGTTCTATGACGCGGTGGAAACCTATGAACGGCGCTATCTGGAAGAACTGTTAGAACGAACCAACGGCAATATCTCGCAGGCTTCGCAACTATCAGGCGCCAGCCGAAAAACGATTCGTGAAAAAGGCCGCAAGTTTGGGTTGCTCTAA